One stretch of Corynebacterium imitans DNA includes these proteins:
- a CDS encoding metal ABC transporter ATP-binding protein yields MTPAISVEGVTVRYGDVEALHLASVAIAPGRACGLVGMNGSGKSTLFKAIMGLVKPDTGTVQINGTHPAAARKAQVVAYVPQSEEVDWQFPITVREVVMTGRYGHMGFTRRPHRRDEDAVNEALERTHLTDFADRQIGQLSGGQKKRAFVARGIAQGASIMLLDEPFAGVDKQSEATITALLRELVDEGTTLFVSTHDFAALPALAEESVLLNKRVLMHAPTEDVLRPENLARGFGMTPTHTEEHA; encoded by the coding sequence ATGACGCCCGCGATCAGCGTTGAGGGCGTGACCGTCCGCTACGGCGATGTGGAGGCCCTGCACTTAGCCAGCGTCGCCATTGCCCCGGGCCGCGCCTGCGGGCTCGTCGGCATGAATGGCTCTGGCAAATCCACCCTGTTCAAGGCGATCATGGGGCTGGTCAAACCCGATACGGGCACAGTGCAGATCAACGGCACGCACCCCGCCGCCGCACGCAAGGCCCAGGTAGTCGCTTACGTCCCGCAAAGCGAAGAGGTGGATTGGCAGTTCCCAATCACCGTGCGCGAAGTCGTCATGACCGGCCGCTACGGCCACATGGGCTTTACACGCCGCCCGCACCGTCGCGATGAGGACGCCGTCAATGAGGCCCTGGAGCGCACGCACCTGACCGACTTCGCCGATCGCCAGATCGGCCAGCTTTCGGGTGGGCAGAAGAAGCGCGCCTTCGTCGCCCGCGGCATTGCGCAGGGCGCGAGCATCATGCTTCTCGACGAGCCGTTCGCGGGCGTCGACAAGCAATCCGAAGCGACGATCACCGCACTGCTGCGCGAACTCGTCGACGAAGGCACCACGCTGTTTGTCTCCACGCACGACTTCGCTGCCCTGCCCGCGCTCGCCGAGGAATCCGTCCTGTTAAATAAGCGCGTGCTCATGCACGCCCCCACCGAGGACGTGCTGCGGCCGGAAAACCTCGCCCGCGGCTTCGGCATGACCCCAACGCACACGGAGGAACACGCATGA
- a CDS encoding DUF3592 domain-containing protein, which translates to MQWQRRAGQLVLGLYLAAMLGAVAMVGGAAMNDARIMADPGRGIATVTGVSAMRTSIEYQDAEGRHFSPPSGLLYPSGLGEGQQVWVTYAKSDPNLVKVEGRGWALSLIPAASVAVVATIVFAAAWLAVRRWVPQRSR; encoded by the coding sequence ATCCAGTGGCAGCGGCGCGCGGGGCAGCTGGTGCTGGGGCTCTACCTGGCCGCCATGCTGGGCGCGGTGGCGATGGTCGGTGGGGCCGCGATGAACGACGCGCGCATCATGGCCGATCCCGGGCGCGGCATCGCCACAGTCACCGGGGTCAGCGCCATGCGCACCTCGATTGAGTACCAGGACGCCGAAGGCCGGCACTTTTCCCCGCCGAGCGGGCTGCTCTACCCCTCGGGGCTGGGGGAGGGCCAGCAGGTCTGGGTGACGTACGCGAAGAGCGATCCCAACCTGGTCAAAGTGGAGGGGCGCGGCTGGGCGCTCTCGCTCATTCCCGCCGCCTCGGTAGCGGTGGTGGCAACAATAGTGTTCGCGGCCGCGTGGCTGGCGGTGCGCCGCTGGGTGCCGCAGCGTTCACGTTGA
- a CDS encoding glycosyltransferase family 4 protein, which produces MRVGIVAESFLPNINGVTNSVLRVLEYLKANGHEALIVAPGARDFQEEVADYLGFPIVRVPTMRVPLVDSLPIGVPTTNVTAALADFDPDIIHLASPFVLGGAGAFSAMQLGVPAVGLYQTDVAGFATKYQLSAVAALAWDWTRNIHNRCQLNLAPSSEAIRELEAHGIKNVKRWGRGVDAELFHPTKRSDMLRHQWDPTGRKKLVGFVGRLASEKSVCRLAVLEQDPDIQLVIVGDGPERDALEHLMPSAVFTGALSGEQLARAYASLDLFVHTGEFETFCQAIQEAQASGVPTIGPKAGGPIDLIQDGENGLLLEVDTFSEELPDAARYLLDPARLDELKHNARESVADKTWDALCEQLLGYYEEARAGYRSNVVNLFGRDITLPKWAGRRRKSRGA; this is translated from the coding sequence ATGCGAGTCGGAATAGTCGCGGAATCATTCCTCCCGAACATCAACGGAGTAACCAACTCGGTGCTCCGGGTGCTCGAGTACCTCAAGGCCAATGGCCACGAAGCACTGATTGTCGCCCCGGGCGCGCGCGACTTCCAGGAGGAAGTCGCCGACTACCTCGGTTTTCCCATCGTGCGCGTGCCCACCATGCGCGTGCCGCTGGTGGACTCGCTGCCGATCGGCGTGCCCACCACGAATGTCACCGCTGCGCTCGCGGACTTTGACCCGGACATCATCCACCTGGCCAGCCCGTTCGTGCTCGGCGGGGCGGGTGCGTTTTCCGCGATGCAGCTGGGCGTGCCCGCGGTCGGTCTGTACCAGACCGACGTGGCGGGCTTTGCCACCAAATACCAACTCTCCGCCGTGGCGGCACTGGCCTGGGACTGGACCCGCAACATCCACAACCGCTGCCAGCTCAACCTCGCGCCGTCTTCGGAGGCGATCCGCGAGTTGGAGGCCCACGGCATCAAGAACGTGAAGCGCTGGGGCCGCGGCGTAGACGCTGAGCTGTTCCATCCGACCAAGCGCTCGGACATGCTGCGGCACCAGTGGGACCCCACGGGCCGCAAGAAGCTCGTCGGCTTTGTCGGTCGCCTGGCCAGCGAGAAGAGCGTGTGCCGCCTGGCGGTGCTGGAGCAGGACCCGGACATCCAACTCGTCATCGTGGGCGACGGCCCGGAGCGCGACGCGCTCGAGCACCTCATGCCCTCGGCTGTCTTCACCGGCGCGCTGTCCGGTGAGCAGCTGGCCCGGGCGTACGCCTCACTGGATCTGTTCGTGCACACCGGCGAGTTCGAGACCTTCTGCCAGGCCATCCAGGAAGCGCAGGCCTCGGGCGTGCCCACCATCGGTCCGAAGGCCGGCGGGCCGATCGATTTGATCCAGGACGGCGAAAACGGCCTGCTGCTCGAGGTCGACACCTTCAGCGAGGAACTTCCCGACGCCGCCCGCTACCTGCTCGACCCCGCCCGGCTGGACGAACTCAAGCACAACGCGCGCGAATCCGTGGCGGATAAGACCTGGGACGCGCTGTGCGAGCAGCTGCTCGGCTACTACGAGGAGGCGCGCGCGGGCTACCGAAGCAACGTGGTCAACCTCTTCGGGCGCGATATCACCCTGCCGAAGTGGGCGGGGAGGCGTCGGAAATCGCGCGGGGCTTAG
- a CDS encoding demethylmenaquinone methyltransferase, which yields MAKADLEKKPFDVAGMFDGVGEKYDLTNTVLSFGLDKYWRRRTRRRLRLAPGEKVLDLAAGTAVSTVELAKSGAWVVACDFSQGMLAAGRDRDVPKVVGDAMHLPFADATFDAVTISYGLRNVYDFEAGLREMARVTKPGGRLVVNEFSTPVVPGFRTFYKEYLPVALPLLAKVFSSNAEAYEYLAESIRAWPDQEELAAAINRNGWQDAGWQDLSAGIVALHSATRAG from the coding sequence ATGGCCAAGGCAGATCTGGAGAAAAAGCCCTTCGACGTCGCCGGCATGTTTGACGGCGTGGGCGAAAAATACGACCTCACCAACACCGTCCTGTCCTTTGGACTGGACAAGTACTGGCGGCGTCGTACGCGCAGGCGTCTCCGGCTCGCCCCGGGGGAGAAGGTGCTTGACCTGGCCGCGGGCACCGCGGTTTCTACCGTCGAGCTGGCCAAGTCGGGTGCCTGGGTGGTTGCCTGCGATTTCTCCCAGGGAATGCTTGCCGCCGGCCGTGACCGCGACGTGCCCAAGGTGGTGGGCGATGCGATGCACCTGCCTTTTGCCGACGCCACCTTTGACGCCGTCACCATCTCCTACGGCCTGCGCAACGTCTACGACTTCGAAGCGGGTCTGCGCGAGATGGCGCGCGTGACCAAGCCAGGCGGGCGCCTTGTAGTCAACGAGTTTTCCACCCCTGTCGTGCCCGGCTTCCGCACCTTCTACAAGGAGTACCTACCGGTCGCACTGCCGCTTTTAGCCAAGGTCTTTTCCTCCAACGCGGAGGCCTACGAGTACCTCGCTGAGTCCATCCGCGCCTGGCCGGACCAGGAGGAGCTCGCCGCGGCGATCAACCGCAACGGCTGGCAGGACGCGGGCTGGCAGGACCTAAGCGCCGGCATTGTGGCGTTGCACAGCGCGACGCGGGCTGGCTAA
- a CDS encoding metal-dependent transcriptional regulator, giving the protein MSVSDLSASTQDYLKAIWELEEWSDQPATTSMIAKALGVKQSTVSDTVRKLADQELVSHKRYGSVQLTEQGRAHALQMVRRHRLIETFLVQVLDYSWDEVHDEAEQLEHAVSDLLVERVSALLHHPTRDPHGDPIPAADGSINAPKAVTLSTVEPGSDVVIERISDEDPELLRFLHAHGLNVGSHLHVAEGAPFSGAVEVQNAADGVTIPLGRAATDAVYVSAPGHAPAPGAQKDTRA; this is encoded by the coding sequence ATGTCAGTATCGGACCTGTCTGCAAGCACCCAGGATTACCTCAAGGCGATCTGGGAGCTTGAAGAGTGGTCGGACCAGCCCGCTACCACCTCAATGATCGCGAAGGCGCTGGGCGTGAAGCAGTCGACGGTGTCCGACACCGTGCGCAAACTGGCTGACCAAGAGCTGGTCTCGCACAAGCGTTACGGCTCCGTGCAGCTGACGGAGCAGGGGAGGGCGCACGCGCTGCAGATGGTGCGCCGTCACCGCCTGATCGAGACTTTTCTGGTGCAAGTACTCGACTATTCCTGGGACGAAGTCCACGACGAGGCCGAACAGCTCGAGCACGCCGTCTCCGACCTCTTAGTGGAGCGGGTGTCGGCGCTGCTGCACCACCCGACCCGCGACCCCCACGGCGATCCGATCCCCGCCGCCGACGGCTCAATCAACGCCCCCAAAGCGGTCACCCTGAGCACGGTGGAACCGGGCAGCGACGTGGTCATCGAGCGAATTTCCGACGAAGACCCGGAGCTGCTGCGCTTCCTGCACGCCCACGGCCTGAACGTCGGCTCGCACCTCCACGTGGCCGAGGGCGCGCCCTTTTCCGGGGCAGTGGAAGTGCAAAACGCGGCCGACGGCGTGACTATTCCGCTGGGGCGTGCTGCGACTGACGCGGTGTACGTGAGCGCGCCCGGGCACGCACCAGCCCCCGGGGCCCAAAAAGATACACGAGCGTAA
- the menD gene encoding 2-succinyl-5-enolpyruvyl-6-hydroxy-3-cyclohexene-1-carboxylic-acid synthase, with the protein MESLELARIIAQRLADNVTDVVMSPGSRNSPLAYALLARRDIRVHMRIDERSAAFTALGLARVQRRHVGVVMTSGTAVANALPAVVEAHMSHTPLAIISADRPAHLVGTGASQTIWQDGIFGRYAATQQVATREEAEAVSFAADQVHINVALDTPLVPETLPAPVGEPRRVGPGRLETAPTWADHGAVDVDLTRNTLVIAGDEAWDVPGLEHVPTIAEPTAPAPFHQVHPLAARFFAKSEVAISHDGGDFAAETKPEQLIVVGHPTLHRDVMALMADPDIEVIGISRTETFTGQPDRRGSRVNATGQPTDSWIKICEAAGEVGAQTVRDALQEDNFGLTGMHVAAAVCDTLGVGDTLVVGASNPVRDVSMVGMPFDGVSTYAARGAAGIDGTLSQAVGIALATQSLHPDEIRAPRTVALVGDLTFLHDINGLLIGPDEPRPGNLTIVVANDNGGGIFHTLEAGAESVARDFERVFGTSHDAGVEKLAEAYGAAYAHAGTLPELLETLIELEVQPNPITIVEVDTTRATRRALAQRLTK; encoded by the coding sequence ATGGAATCGCTTGAGCTGGCCCGCATCATCGCCCAACGCCTGGCAGACAACGTCACCGACGTGGTCATGAGCCCGGGCTCGCGCAACTCGCCGCTCGCGTACGCACTCTTGGCGCGCCGGGACATCCGCGTGCACATGCGTATCGACGAGCGCTCGGCCGCCTTCACCGCCTTAGGCCTCGCGCGTGTGCAGCGCCGCCACGTCGGCGTGGTCATGACCTCCGGCACCGCGGTAGCCAATGCGCTGCCCGCCGTGGTGGAGGCGCACATGTCGCACACCCCGTTGGCGATCATCAGTGCGGACCGGCCCGCCCACCTGGTGGGCACGGGGGCCTCGCAAACCATTTGGCAAGACGGTATCTTCGGCCGCTACGCCGCCACCCAGCAGGTGGCAACGCGCGAGGAGGCCGAGGCCGTCTCCTTTGCCGCCGACCAGGTGCACATCAACGTCGCGCTGGACACCCCGCTCGTACCCGAGACGCTGCCCGCCCCGGTAGGCGAGCCGCGCCGGGTCGGCCCGGGCCGACTTGAGACCGCGCCTACCTGGGCCGACCACGGCGCAGTGGACGTGGATCTGACTCGCAACACCCTGGTCATCGCCGGAGACGAAGCCTGGGACGTGCCCGGCCTAGAGCACGTGCCCACCATCGCGGAGCCGACCGCGCCCGCCCCCTTCCACCAGGTGCACCCGCTGGCGGCGCGCTTCTTTGCTAAAAGTGAGGTGGCAATCTCTCACGACGGCGGCGACTTCGCCGCGGAGACCAAGCCGGAGCAGCTCATCGTGGTGGGGCACCCCACCCTGCACCGCGACGTCATGGCGCTGATGGCTGACCCGGATATCGAGGTCATCGGTATCTCGCGCACCGAGACCTTCACCGGCCAGCCGGATCGCCGCGGCTCAAGGGTCAATGCCACGGGCCAGCCCACGGACAGCTGGATCAAGATCTGCGAGGCCGCGGGCGAGGTCGGCGCCCAGACCGTGCGCGATGCGCTGCAGGAGGACAACTTCGGGCTGACAGGCATGCACGTTGCGGCCGCGGTGTGCGACACACTCGGTGTGGGCGACACGCTCGTTGTCGGCGCTTCCAATCCAGTGCGCGACGTGAGCATGGTGGGCATGCCTTTCGACGGCGTGTCGACCTATGCCGCGCGCGGAGCCGCGGGTATCGACGGCACGCTCTCCCAAGCCGTCGGCATCGCGCTGGCCACCCAGTCGCTGCACCCGGACGAGATCCGCGCTCCGCGCACCGTCGCCCTGGTCGGCGACCTCACCTTCCTCCACGACATCAACGGACTCCTCATCGGCCCCGACGAGCCACGCCCGGGCAACCTCACCATCGTGGTGGCCAACGACAACGGCGGCGGCATCTTCCACACGCTGGAGGCCGGCGCGGAGTCGGTGGCGCGCGACTTTGAGCGGGTGTTCGGGACGAGCCATGACGCGGGCGTCGAAAAGCTGGCCGAGGCCTATGGGGCGGCCTACGCGCACGCAGGCACCCTGCCGGAGTTGCTGGAGACCTTGATCGAGCTGGAAGTGCAGCCCAACCCGATCACCATTGTCGAGGTGGACACCACGCGCGCGACGCGGCGGGCGCTGGCGCAGAGGCTCACCAAGTGA
- the secE gene encoding preprotein translocase subunit SecE gives MTNPNGQNPAQPTGKRQLRGVSPVSTDAYEQKRTPAQPDTDEDSKKGSVAAFPGEVVEEMRKVIWPTGKEMLNYTLIVFAFLIVLTIMVWGTDRLAAMLVEWIFIR, from the coding sequence TTGACTAACCCCAACGGTCAGAACCCAGCACAGCCGACCGGCAAGCGTCAGCTGCGCGGGGTTTCTCCTGTTTCCACGGACGCTTACGAGCAGAAGCGCACGCCCGCGCAGCCCGACACCGACGAGGATTCGAAGAAGGGCAGCGTCGCCGCGTTCCCCGGCGAAGTCGTCGAGGAGATGCGCAAGGTCATCTGGCCGACCGGCAAGGAAATGCTGAACTACACGCTGATCGTGTTCGCCTTCCTCATCGTGCTGACCATCATGGTGTGGGGCACTGATCGCCTGGCCGCAATGCTGGTTGAATGGATCTTCATCCGTTAG
- a CDS encoding metal ABC transporter substrate-binding protein — MIRRALGVCAALLLACGTTSCANTPSSGDEPVVLTTFTVIQDIAANVAGEHLRVESITKPGAEIHGYEPTPGDIAKASEADLILDNGLNLENWFAQFVAELDVPHTVVSEGIEPIDITEDAYAGKPNPHAWMSPKNVQTYVDNIVDAFSELDPEHAEQYAENGASYKAQLQEVQDEMTRELSALPEQQRALVTCEGAFSYLARDAGLQEQYIWPVNAENEATPQQIARTIEFVKHNEVPTVFCESTVSNAAMQQVVDATGAQLGDTLYVDSLSLEDGPVPTYLDLIKHDSSAIIEGLTGQAS; from the coding sequence ATGATCCGACGGGCACTCGGCGTCTGCGCCGCCCTCCTCCTCGCATGCGGCACGACAAGCTGCGCAAACACCCCCTCCTCCGGCGATGAACCGGTCGTTTTGACCACTTTCACCGTCATCCAAGACATCGCCGCCAACGTCGCCGGCGAACACCTGCGGGTGGAGTCCATCACCAAACCTGGTGCCGAGATCCACGGGTACGAGCCCACCCCGGGTGACATCGCCAAGGCCTCCGAGGCGGATCTCATCCTGGACAACGGTCTCAACCTGGAGAACTGGTTCGCCCAGTTCGTGGCAGAGCTCGACGTCCCGCACACCGTGGTTTCCGAGGGCATCGAGCCGATCGACATCACCGAGGACGCCTACGCCGGCAAACCCAACCCGCACGCCTGGATGAGCCCGAAGAATGTGCAGACCTACGTGGACAACATCGTCGACGCCTTCAGCGAGCTCGACCCGGAGCACGCCGAGCAGTACGCGGAAAACGGGGCGAGCTACAAGGCGCAGCTGCAGGAAGTCCAGGACGAGATGACGCGCGAACTTTCGGCACTCCCCGAGCAGCAGCGCGCGCTGGTGACCTGCGAGGGCGCGTTTTCCTACCTCGCCCGCGACGCCGGGCTGCAGGAGCAGTACATCTGGCCGGTCAACGCAGAAAACGAGGCGACCCCGCAGCAGATCGCGCGCACCATCGAGTTTGTCAAGCACAACGAAGTGCCCACCGTCTTCTGCGAGTCGACCGTCTCCAACGCGGCCATGCAGCAGGTTGTCGACGCCACGGGTGCCCAACTCGGCGACACCCTCTACGTCGATTCCCTCTCTCTTGAGGACGGCCCCGTGCCCACCTACCTGGACCTGATCAAGCACGACTCTTCCGCCATCATCGAGGGCCTGACGGGGCAAGCATCATGA
- a CDS encoding metal ABC transporter permease, whose translation MMSLLLDPLNYSFMGRALATALTASIVCAMLSCWLVLVGWSLMGDAVSHAVLPGVVLSYIVGAPFAVGAVLFGFLAVALIGLVRNTSRVKEDAAIGIVFTSLFSFGLVLISVTPSHTDLNHIIFGNILGVSRAEMLQVIGLAVLVFGALLLKRRDLTLYAFDPIHAHAIGLSPRALGAGLLALLALTTVVALQVVGVILVVAMLIIPGATAYLLTDSFGKMLLIAPAMAAGCAVVGLYCSYYLDTATGAMMVLAQACVFTLVYLFGPRGLVRARARSRTPRQSQHAPAE comes from the coding sequence ATGATGTCACTCTTATTGGATCCGCTGAACTACAGCTTCATGGGCCGGGCGCTGGCCACCGCGCTGACTGCTTCCATCGTCTGCGCGATGCTGTCCTGCTGGCTCGTGCTGGTCGGCTGGTCGCTGATGGGCGACGCGGTCTCCCACGCGGTCCTGCCCGGCGTGGTGCTCTCCTACATCGTGGGCGCACCTTTCGCCGTCGGCGCCGTGCTCTTCGGCTTCCTCGCGGTCGCCCTGATCGGCCTGGTGCGCAACACCTCGCGGGTCAAGGAGGACGCCGCGATCGGCATCGTGTTTACCTCGCTCTTCTCCTTCGGGCTGGTGCTGATCTCGGTCACGCCCTCGCACACGGACCTAAACCACATCATCTTTGGCAACATTTTGGGCGTGTCCCGCGCGGAGATGCTGCAGGTAATCGGTCTTGCCGTGCTCGTGTTTGGCGCGCTGCTACTCAAGCGGCGGGATCTGACGCTCTACGCCTTTGATCCCATCCACGCGCACGCGATCGGGCTGAGCCCGCGCGCACTCGGTGCCGGGCTGCTCGCTCTGCTCGCGCTCACGACGGTGGTGGCGCTGCAGGTCGTGGGCGTGATCCTGGTTGTTGCCATGCTGATCATCCCCGGCGCGACGGCGTACCTGCTCACCGATTCCTTTGGGAAGATGCTGCTTATCGCCCCCGCCATGGCCGCCGGCTGCGCGGTGGTGGGCCTGTACTGCAGCTACTACCTGGACACCGCTACCGGGGCGATGATGGTGCTCGCGCAGGCTTGCGTGTTTACGCTCGTGTATCTTTTTGGGCCCCGGGGGCTGGTGCGTGCCCGGGCGCGCTCACGTACACCGCGTCAGTCGCAGCACGCCCCAGCGGAATAG
- a CDS encoding polyprenyl synthetase family protein, which produces MTNANHASQSHAFTMDLGDDALNQRIAHGMGEVERVLLERLSQGEDFITDKVTHLAVAGGKRFRPLMALLCSEFGPHPEAENVVKAAAITEMVHLATLYHDDVMDEADRRRGVESANSRWDNTVAILAGDVLFAHASRIMSEIDTATVAHFADTFQDLVTGQMLESIGARGGDPIEHYLKVIEGKTGVLIASAAYLGATHAGASREVVQSCQRLGAAVGMIFQIVDDIIDIFSDPEQSGKTPGTDLREGVFTLPVLYAMAEDSEAGHELREMLTGPLHTDAEVERALSLIGQTQGRARALDDVNAYLAAANRELDTLPQGPATEALRQLSRYTIDRVG; this is translated from the coding sequence ATGACCAACGCCAACCACGCGTCGCAAAGCCATGCGTTCACCATGGATCTTGGCGACGACGCCCTCAACCAGCGCATCGCGCACGGGATGGGCGAGGTGGAACGCGTGCTGCTCGAGCGGCTCTCACAAGGCGAAGACTTCATCACCGACAAAGTCACCCACCTCGCCGTCGCCGGCGGCAAGCGCTTCCGTCCGCTCATGGCGCTTTTGTGCAGTGAGTTCGGGCCGCACCCGGAGGCCGAGAACGTGGTCAAGGCTGCCGCGATTACCGAGATGGTGCACCTGGCCACCCTGTATCACGACGATGTGATGGATGAGGCGGACCGGCGGCGCGGCGTGGAATCCGCCAACAGTCGCTGGGACAACACCGTAGCCATCCTTGCGGGCGACGTGCTGTTCGCGCACGCCTCCCGGATCATGAGTGAGATCGACACCGCCACCGTCGCCCACTTCGCCGATACCTTCCAAGACCTGGTCACCGGCCAGATGCTGGAGTCCATCGGCGCGCGCGGCGGGGACCCCATCGAGCACTACCTCAAGGTGATTGAGGGCAAGACGGGCGTGCTGATCGCCTCCGCCGCCTACTTGGGTGCTACGCACGCCGGGGCGAGCCGCGAGGTGGTGCAAAGCTGCCAGCGCCTCGGTGCCGCGGTCGGCATGATCTTCCAGATCGTCGACGACATCATCGACATCTTCTCCGACCCGGAGCAGTCCGGAAAAACCCCCGGCACCGACCTGCGCGAGGGCGTGTTCACCCTGCCTGTCCTCTACGCCATGGCGGAGGACTCCGAGGCCGGCCACGAGTTGCGCGAGATGCTCACCGGGCCGCTGCACACCGATGCGGAGGTCGAGCGTGCCCTTTCCCTGATCGGCCAGACGCAGGGGCGGGCACGCGCGCTTGACGACGTCAACGCCTACCTCGCCGCCGCCAACCGCGAACTCGACACCCTGCCCCAGGGGCCCGCCACAGAGGCGCTGCGCCAGCTGTCTCGCTACACCATCGACCGGGTTGGTTGA
- a CDS encoding geranylgeranyl reductase family protein, protein MDVFDCVVVGGGPSGAVAAIAAQRAGFSTLLVDAAEHGRDKTCGDGLTPRAVHTLRTLGLEEVLPAYRNQGLKLHGYGGDVTAPWPDSHYGTLGSASPRKLFDAALIDQATAAGATVWTGCAARDADFDAHGTITAVHTDRGPVRTRWVIVADGVRSPFGKRLGRTWHKDQVYGIAARSYCTSPHSEEPWMHSHVELRDPAGEIQPGYGWIFPLGDGTVNLGCGALSTDARPAKVNTKKLLAHYAREQSLDWGLGEPQEVTSALLPMGGAVSNVAGPNWALIGDTAACVNPLNGEGIDYGMETAVMAVELLAERADLTLAWPYALRRAYGDAFALARTAARLLTYPQFLPAAGPLALRGPGGRYLMPAAARLMGNLITEEDTDLVARAWRAAGRVVPRGSALWDAA, encoded by the coding sequence ATGGATGTCTTTGATTGCGTTGTCGTCGGCGGGGGCCCTTCGGGTGCGGTCGCGGCGATTGCCGCCCAGCGTGCCGGCTTTTCCACCCTGCTTGTCGACGCCGCCGAGCACGGCCGCGACAAAACCTGCGGCGATGGACTCACCCCGCGCGCGGTGCACACGCTGCGCACGCTCGGCCTCGAAGAGGTACTGCCCGCCTACCGCAACCAGGGACTCAAGCTCCACGGCTACGGCGGCGATGTCACCGCGCCCTGGCCCGACAGCCACTACGGCACGTTGGGCTCGGCGAGCCCGCGGAAGCTTTTCGACGCCGCACTCATCGACCAAGCCACCGCCGCCGGCGCGACCGTCTGGACCGGGTGCGCGGCACGCGACGCCGACTTTGATGCCCACGGCACAATCACCGCAGTCCACACCGACCGCGGGCCGGTGCGCACGCGCTGGGTGATCGTCGCCGACGGGGTGCGCTCCCCCTTCGGCAAGCGCCTCGGCCGCACCTGGCACAAGGACCAGGTCTACGGCATCGCCGCCCGTTCCTACTGCACAAGCCCGCACAGCGAAGAGCCCTGGATGCACTCGCACGTGGAGCTGCGCGACCCGGCTGGTGAGATCCAGCCGGGTTACGGGTGGATCTTCCCGCTTGGCGACGGCACGGTCAACCTTGGCTGCGGCGCCCTGTCTACCGACGCGCGCCCAGCCAAGGTGAACACGAAGAAGCTGCTTGCCCACTACGCCCGCGAGCAGTCCCTCGACTGGGGCTTAGGCGAACCACAGGAGGTCACTTCGGCCCTGCTCCCCATGGGCGGTGCGGTTTCCAACGTGGCGGGGCCGAACTGGGCGCTGATCGGCGACACCGCAGCCTGCGTCAACCCGCTCAACGGCGAGGGCATCGATTACGGGATGGAAACGGCGGTCATGGCGGTCGAGCTACTCGCCGAGCGCGCCGACCTCACGCTCGCGTGGCCCTACGCGCTGCGCCGCGCCTACGGCGACGCCTTCGCGCTGGCCCGGACGGCGGCACGCCTTTTGACCTACCCGCAGTTCCTGCCTGCGGCGGGCCCGCTCGCGCTGCGCGGGCCTGGCGGGCGCTACCTCATGCCCGCTGCAGCACGGTTGATGGGCAACCTGATTACAGAAGAAGACACCGACCTCGTCGCCCGCGCCTGGCGCGCAGCCGGGCGAGTCGTGCCGCGCGGCAGCGCGCTGTGGGACGCTGCTTAA